Proteins encoded together in one Cellulomonas gilvus ATCC 13127 window:
- a CDS encoding sulfate ABC transporter substrate-binding protein — protein MMSTLRGPRARTSSRLAAVLVAASLLAVAGCGSSDEPETTADGTAGAGGGDKAIDLVGFAVIQAAYDDLATGFAATDAGKGTSVKGSFGASGAQSRAVIAGQDADLVALSLTPDVTNIVEAGLVDPTWADDEHHGIVSDSVVVLAVRKGNPKGIQGWDDIVKPGVGIVTADPGTSGSAKWNLLGAYSQALGENDDTAAAEAYLGKFVENVVSWNDSGRTATDAFVKGTGDVLISYENEAIAARAAGVELDYVVPETTFLIENPAAVTTTASQAAKDFLEYVRSDEGQQILVAHGFRSVSGVAPTGDVEGANDPANPFPDVDIITVEDLGGWSAVNDELFDKENGLVTKLRG, from the coding sequence ATGATGTCCACCCTCCGCGGGCCGCGCGCCCGCACGTCGTCACGCCTCGCCGCGGTGCTCGTCGCCGCGTCGCTCCTGGCCGTGGCCGGGTGCGGCTCGTCCGACGAGCCCGAGACGACCGCCGACGGGACCGCCGGCGCCGGCGGCGGTGACAAGGCGATCGACCTCGTCGGGTTCGCCGTGATCCAGGCCGCCTACGACGACCTCGCGACCGGGTTCGCCGCGACCGACGCGGGCAAGGGCACGTCCGTCAAGGGCTCGTTCGGGGCCTCGGGCGCCCAGAGCCGCGCCGTGATCGCCGGACAGGACGCCGACCTCGTCGCGCTGTCGTTGACGCCCGACGTGACCAACATCGTCGAGGCGGGCCTGGTCGACCCGACCTGGGCGGACGACGAGCACCACGGCATCGTCTCCGACTCGGTGGTGGTCCTCGCGGTCCGCAAGGGCAACCCGAAGGGCATCCAGGGCTGGGACGACATCGTGAAGCCGGGCGTGGGCATCGTGACCGCGGACCCGGGCACGTCCGGCTCGGCCAAGTGGAACCTGCTCGGCGCGTACTCGCAGGCGCTGGGGGAGAACGACGACACCGCGGCGGCCGAGGCCTACCTGGGCAAGTTCGTCGAGAACGTCGTGAGCTGGAACGACTCGGGCCGCACCGCGACGGACGCGTTCGTCAAGGGCACGGGTGACGTGCTGATCTCCTACGAGAACGAGGCGATCGCGGCGCGCGCGGCGGGCGTCGAGCTCGACTACGTCGTCCCCGAGACGACGTTCCTCATCGAGAACCCCGCGGCCGTCACGACGACCGCGTCGCAGGCGGCCAAGGACTTCCTGGAGTACGTGCGCAGCGACGAGGGTCAGCAGATCCTGGTGGCGCACGGCTTCCGCTCGGTGAGCGGCGTGGCGCCCACGGGCGACGTCGAGGGCGCCAACGACCCGGCCAACCCGTTCCCGGACGTCGACATCATCACGGTCGAGGACCTGGGCGGCTGGAGCGCGGTCAACGACGAGCTGTTCGACAAGGAGAACGGCCTCGTCACGAAGCTGCGCGGCTGA
- the hemL gene encoding glutamate-1-semialdehyde 2,1-aminomutase has product MSPTNAEVFAHAQSVIPGGVNSPVRAYGSVGGTPPFLASARGAYVTDVEGREYVDLVGSWGPALLGHAHPAVVEAVQQAAARGLSFGAPTTTETELVAAIRHRVPSAENVRLVSTGTEATMTALRLARAVTGRDLVVKFAGCYHGHVDALLAQAGSGLATLALPGSAGVSAAVAAETIVLPYNDLAAVEAAFAEHGPRIAAVITEAAPANMGVVPPVPGYNAALRRLTLEHGALLIQDEVLTGFRVGFSGWWGLEGLREGWSPDLFTFGKVIGGGLPVAAVGGRRDVMRMLAPVGPVYQAGTLSGNPVATAAGLATLQHADATVYRTVDEASTRLREAVTHALAHAGVPHAMQWAGSLFSIMFGPGAATGGARDYAAVQATEHWRYGPFFHALLEAGVSAPPSPFEAWFVSAAHDDEALSRIEAALPAAARAAAEASPA; this is encoded by the coding sequence ATGAGCCCGACGAACGCCGAGGTGTTCGCGCACGCGCAGTCCGTCATCCCGGGCGGCGTGAACTCCCCCGTGCGCGCGTACGGGTCGGTCGGGGGCACCCCACCGTTCCTGGCGTCGGCACGCGGCGCGTACGTCACGGACGTCGAGGGGCGCGAGTACGTCGACCTCGTCGGGTCGTGGGGTCCCGCGCTGCTCGGGCACGCGCACCCGGCCGTGGTCGAGGCCGTGCAGCAGGCCGCCGCGCGCGGCCTGAGCTTCGGCGCGCCGACCACCACCGAGACCGAGCTCGTCGCGGCGATCCGGCACCGCGTCCCCTCGGCCGAGAACGTCCGCCTGGTCTCCACGGGCACCGAGGCGACCATGACGGCGCTGCGCCTGGCGCGTGCCGTGACGGGGCGCGACCTCGTCGTGAAGTTCGCGGGCTGCTACCACGGGCACGTGGACGCGCTGCTCGCGCAGGCCGGCTCCGGGCTCGCGACGCTCGCGCTGCCCGGTTCGGCAGGCGTGTCCGCCGCGGTCGCCGCCGAGACGATCGTGCTGCCGTACAACGACCTGGCCGCGGTCGAGGCCGCGTTCGCCGAGCACGGGCCGCGCATCGCGGCCGTCATCACCGAGGCCGCGCCCGCCAACATGGGCGTCGTCCCGCCGGTGCCCGGCTACAACGCCGCGCTGCGCCGCCTCACGCTCGAGCACGGTGCGCTGCTCATCCAGGACGAGGTGCTCACGGGCTTCCGCGTCGGGTTCTCCGGCTGGTGGGGGCTCGAGGGCCTGCGCGAGGGCTGGTCGCCCGACCTGTTCACGTTCGGCAAGGTGATCGGCGGCGGGCTCCCGGTCGCGGCCGTCGGCGGTCGTCGGGACGTCATGCGCATGCTCGCGCCGGTCGGTCCCGTCTACCAGGCCGGCACGCTGTCCGGGAACCCGGTGGCGACCGCCGCGGGCCTGGCCACGCTGCAGCACGCCGACGCCACGGTCTACCGGACGGTCGACGAGGCCTCGACGCGCCTGCGCGAGGCCGTCACGCACGCGCTCGCGCACGCCGGGGTGCCGCACGCGATGCAGTGGGCGGGCTCGCTGTTCTCGATCATGTTCGGGCCGGGCGCCGCGACGGGCGGCGCACGCGACTACGCGGCGGTGCAGGCCACCGAGCACTGGCGCTACGGGCCGTTCTTCCACGCGCTGCTCGAGGCCGGCGTGTCCGCGCCACCGTCGCCGTTCGAGGCGTGGTTCGTCTCGGCGGCGCACGACGACGAGGCGCTCTCCCGCATCGAGGCCGCCCTGCCCGCTGCCGCCCGCGCGGCGGCGGAGGCGTCACCCGCCTGA
- the hemB gene encoding porphobilinogen synthase yields MTHPLPHPGRVRPRRLRATPAMRRLVREVDVHPRQLVLPVFVREGLDAPRPIASMPGVQQHTLDSLRAAVAQAADARLGGVMLFAVPEVRDAVGTQATDPDGILNRAIAAATAEAGDALVVQADLCLDEFTDHGHCGVLTSDGRVDNDATLVRYADMALAQAAAGAHLVGLSGMMDGQVGVVRDALDQAGHDDVAVLAYAAKYASAFYGPFRDAVESQLEGDRRTYQMDPANRREAAREVAIDVTEGADVVMVKPALAYLDVLADVAATSQVPVAAYAVSGEYAMIEAAAAAGWIERERAIRESVLSIRRAGADHVLTYHATELAGWLAEEYR; encoded by the coding sequence GTGACGCACCCGCTCCCGCACCCCGGCCGGGTCCGCCCCCGCCGGCTGCGTGCCACCCCCGCGATGCGCCGTCTGGTGCGCGAGGTCGACGTCCACCCGCGCCAGCTGGTGCTGCCCGTGTTCGTCCGCGAGGGCCTCGACGCGCCCCGCCCGATCGCCTCGATGCCCGGCGTGCAGCAGCACACGCTCGACTCGTTGCGCGCGGCCGTCGCCCAGGCGGCCGACGCCCGTCTGGGTGGCGTGATGCTGTTCGCGGTCCCCGAGGTCCGGGACGCGGTCGGCACGCAGGCCACCGACCCGGACGGCATCCTCAACCGCGCGATCGCCGCCGCGACGGCCGAGGCGGGTGACGCGCTCGTGGTGCAGGCCGACCTGTGCCTCGACGAGTTCACGGACCACGGCCACTGCGGCGTGCTGACGTCGGACGGCCGTGTGGACAACGACGCGACGCTGGTCCGGTACGCGGACATGGCGCTCGCGCAGGCCGCCGCGGGCGCCCACCTGGTGGGCCTGTCCGGGATGATGGACGGCCAGGTGGGCGTGGTGCGCGACGCGCTGGACCAGGCCGGTCACGACGACGTGGCCGTGCTCGCCTACGCCGCCAAGTACGCGAGCGCGTTCTACGGCCCGTTCCGGGACGCGGTCGAGTCCCAGCTCGAGGGCGACCGCCGCACGTACCAGATGGACCCCGCCAACCGGCGCGAGGCGGCGCGCGAGGTGGCCATCGACGTGACCGAGGGTGCCGACGTGGTCATGGTCAAGCCCGCGCTCGCGTACCTGGACGTGCTCGCCGACGTCGCGGCGACCAGCCAGGTGCCGGTCGCCGCTTATGCCGTCTCGGGCGAGTACGCCATGATCGAGGCGGCCGCGGCGGCCGGCTGGATCGAGCGCGAACGGGCGATACGCGAGTCCGTGCTCAGCATCCGGCGCGCCGGTGCCGATCACGTACTGACGTACCACGCGACGGAGCTGGCCGGCTGGCTGGCGGAGGAGTACCGATGA
- a CDS encoding RrF2 family transcriptional regulator has protein sequence MRVSAKADYAVRACAELATNPTGEPVAVETLAAGQGLPTSFLERILGDLRRGGVVVSVRGRSGGYKLARPASEITLADVMRATEGPLVTVRDERPPSLSYEGSATALLDVWVALRVSVRDVLDEVTLEALASGDLPAPVQAMLQRADAWENP, from the coding sequence ATGCGGGTCTCGGCGAAGGCGGACTATGCGGTGCGGGCGTGCGCCGAGCTGGCGACCAACCCGACCGGTGAGCCGGTCGCGGTGGAGACGCTCGCGGCCGGCCAGGGCCTGCCGACGAGCTTCCTGGAGCGCATCCTCGGCGACCTGCGCCGGGGTGGCGTCGTCGTGAGCGTGCGCGGCCGGTCCGGGGGCTACAAGCTCGCGCGTCCCGCGTCCGAGATCACGCTCGCGGACGTGATGCGCGCGACCGAGGGCCCGCTGGTCACGGTGCGCGACGAGCGTCCGCCCTCGTTGTCGTACGAGGGGTCGGCCACCGCGCTCCTCGACGTGTGGGTCGCGCTGCGCGTGAGCGTCCGCGACGTGCTCGACGAGGTCACGCTCGAGGCGCTCGCCTCGGGCGACCTGCCTGCTCCCGTGCAGGCGATGCTGCAGCGCGCCGACGCGTGGGAGAACCCGTAG
- a CDS encoding RrF2 family transcriptional regulator, whose amino-acid sequence MHISAKVDYAVRALLLLAQRAPELVTAEALSAEQDLPREYAEAILTELRKLGYVVSKRGAGGGFQLARPAGEILVGPVVGALEGPFVTVRATPPEAIAYRGVAQHLPSLWGALDESLHGVLDSVTLADLLVGHIPTQAAPPDARPAPTLRT is encoded by the coding sequence GTGCACATCTCCGCGAAGGTGGACTACGCCGTCCGCGCTCTCCTGCTGCTCGCGCAGCGCGCCCCCGAGCTGGTCACCGCCGAGGCCCTCAGCGCCGAGCAGGACCTGCCGCGTGAGTACGCCGAGGCGATCCTCACCGAGCTGCGCAAGCTCGGGTACGTGGTGAGCAAGCGCGGCGCGGGAGGCGGGTTCCAGCTGGCCCGGCCGGCGGGCGAGATCCTCGTCGGGCCCGTGGTCGGCGCGCTCGAGGGGCCGTTCGTGACCGTGCGGGCCACGCCGCCCGAGGCGATCGCGTACCGGGGCGTCGCACAGCACCTGCCGTCCCTGTGGGGTGCGCTCGACGAGTCGCTGCACGGCGTCCTCGACTCGGTGACGCTCGCCGACCTGCTGGTGGGCCACATCCCGACCCAGGCCGCGCCGCCCGACGCGCGCCCCGCGCCCACGCTCCGGACCTGA
- the cysT gene encoding sulfate ABC transporter permease subunit CysT, whose amino-acid sequence MSLLTHVDRATPPASGRGRRPGELTGGAGLGLGVGVLWLSLLVLLPIAAIVSTAFDDGIAGFWAAVTDDEALAAIRFTVGAAAFVTVVNAVVGTLIAWVLVRDSFPGKRVLEVVIDIPFALPTIVAGLVLITLYGPSGPFGINLVGTQAGVVLALLFVTLPFVVRSVQPVLIDADREVEQAAASLGASGPTIFRRVILPTVTPAVVSGAALSFARALGEFGSVILISANLIGKTQVSSSYILKMIESQEVEQAAAVATLLLGVAVVVLVLLDVLQRRTARRG is encoded by the coding sequence ATGTCCCTGCTCACCCACGTCGACCGGGCGACGCCCCCCGCCTCCGGGCGGGGGCGTCGCCCCGGCGAGCTGACCGGTGGCGCGGGCCTCGGCCTGGGCGTGGGCGTGCTGTGGCTGAGCCTGCTGGTGCTGCTGCCGATCGCGGCGATCGTCTCGACCGCGTTCGACGACGGGATCGCGGGCTTCTGGGCCGCGGTCACCGACGACGAGGCGCTGGCCGCCATCCGGTTCACGGTGGGCGCCGCGGCGTTCGTCACGGTGGTCAACGCCGTGGTCGGCACGCTCATCGCGTGGGTCCTGGTGCGGGACTCGTTCCCGGGCAAGCGCGTGCTCGAGGTCGTCATCGACATCCCGTTCGCACTGCCGACCATCGTCGCGGGCCTGGTGCTCATCACGCTCTACGGGCCCAGCGGGCCGTTCGGGATCAACCTGGTCGGGACCCAGGCGGGCGTGGTGCTCGCGCTGCTGTTCGTCACGCTCCCGTTCGTGGTGCGTTCGGTGCAGCCCGTGCTCATCGACGCCGACCGCGAGGTCGAGCAGGCCGCCGCCTCGCTCGGGGCGTCCGGCCCCACCATCTTCCGCCGCGTCATCCTGCCGACCGTCACGCCCGCCGTGGTGTCCGGCGCCGCGCTGAGCTTCGCGCGTGCGCTCGGCGAGTTCGGCTCCGTGATCCTCATCTCCGCCAACCTGATCGGGAAGACGCAGGTGTCCTCGTCGTACATCCTCAAGATGATCGAGTCGCAGGAGGTCGAGCAGGCCGCGGCCGTCGCGACGCTGCTGCTGGGCGTCGCGGTGGTCGTGCTGGTGCTGCTCGACGTGCTCCAGCGCCGGACGGCGCGCCGTGGCTGA
- the hemC gene encoding hydroxymethylbilane synthase → MSAVRIGTRASTLALTQTGHVADDLARLGGLTTELVHVRTDGDRLTGSLASLGGTGVFVTTLRDALLDGRCDVAVHSLKDLPTTPAPGLTIAAVPVRQDPRDALCARDGLTLRELPPGALVGTGSPRRAAQLLAARPDLVVVDIRGNVDTRLGRVAGAEHGPGDLDAVVLARAGLARLDRLDAVTEALDPATMLPAPGQGALAVEVRTADLADPTHPLAAALAALDHTPTRLAVVAERALLARLEAGCAAPVGALARVEGATIDLSAVVARTDGTQTLRHGLTVTRRVAWEQADEPPSAAEAAVLTAVDEATARAAGTDLADLLLELGAADLAPLGPAA, encoded by the coding sequence CGCCTGGGCGGGCTGACCACCGAGCTGGTGCACGTCCGCACCGACGGGGACCGGCTCACGGGCAGCCTCGCGTCGCTCGGCGGCACAGGCGTGTTCGTCACCACGCTGCGCGACGCGCTGCTCGACGGCCGGTGCGACGTGGCGGTGCACTCGCTCAAGGACCTGCCCACCACCCCCGCGCCCGGCCTCACCATCGCGGCGGTGCCGGTCCGCCAGGACCCGCGCGACGCGCTGTGCGCGCGTGACGGCCTCACGCTGCGCGAGCTGCCGCCCGGTGCGCTCGTCGGCACGGGCTCACCGCGCCGCGCCGCGCAGCTGCTGGCCGCACGGCCCGACCTGGTGGTCGTGGACATCCGCGGCAACGTCGACACGCGCCTGGGCCGCGTCGCGGGGGCGGAGCACGGCCCGGGCGACCTGGACGCCGTGGTGCTGGCCCGCGCGGGCCTGGCCCGGCTGGACCGCCTGGACGCGGTCACCGAGGCGTTGGACCCCGCGACCATGCTCCCGGCGCCGGGCCAGGGGGCGCTCGCGGTCGAGGTGCGCACCGCGGACCTCGCGGACCCCACCCACCCGCTCGCCGCCGCGCTCGCGGCGCTCGACCACACCCCGACGCGCCTGGCCGTGGTGGCCGAGCGCGCGCTGCTCGCCCGGCTCGAGGCCGGCTGCGCCGCGCCGGTCGGCGCGCTGGCGCGGGTCGAGGGCGCGACGATCGACCTGTCCGCTGTGGTCGCGCGCACCGACGGGACGCAGACCCTGCGGCACGGCCTGACGGTGACGCGCCGGGTCGCGTGGGAGCAGGCCGACGAGCCGCCGTCGGCTGCCGAGGCGGCCGTGCTCACGGCGGTCGACGAGGCGACCGCGCGCGCGGCGGGCACCGACCTGGCGGACCTGCTGCTCGAGCTCGGCGCGGCCGACCTGGCACCGCTCGGCCCCGCGGCATGA
- a CDS encoding sulfate ABC transporter permease, with protein sequence MADVTLVADQPARAGTRPGGALPPSPHVRRLRRRTTRTAWVLRLIAIGYVLALVALPVVSVVQHTFADGLGPVWDVLRSEDFLAALRLTALVAGIAVVLNTVFGVGMGYLLVRYRFWGRRFLSAVIDLPVSISPIVVGVALILVFGTYGWFGEQLESAGFRVIFAVPGMVLATVLVSLPLVLREVVPTLEEAGIEQEQAAQSLGANAWQRFWRITLPTIKWALAYGVALSLARSLGEFGAVRVVSGSVAGESQTLTLYVNDSYQEFGADAQRQAFAAAFVLMAIAVALIVVIAALRPKEDRS encoded by the coding sequence GTGGCTGACGTGACGCTGGTCGCGGACCAGCCTGCGCGTGCCGGGACGCGTCCGGGTGGGGCGCTCCCGCCGTCGCCGCACGTCCGCCGCCTGCGCCGGCGCACCACCCGCACCGCGTGGGTGCTGCGCCTGATCGCCATCGGCTACGTGCTCGCGCTCGTGGCGCTGCCCGTCGTCTCGGTGGTGCAGCACACGTTCGCCGACGGCCTCGGCCCGGTGTGGGACGTGCTGCGGTCCGAGGACTTCCTGGCGGCGCTGCGGCTGACCGCGCTGGTCGCCGGCATCGCGGTGGTGCTCAACACCGTGTTCGGCGTCGGTATGGGCTACCTGCTGGTGCGGTACCGGTTCTGGGGGCGCCGGTTCCTGTCGGCCGTGATCGACCTGCCGGTCTCGATCTCGCCGATCGTCGTCGGCGTCGCGCTGATCCTGGTCTTCGGGACCTACGGGTGGTTCGGCGAGCAGCTGGAGAGCGCCGGGTTCCGCGTGATCTTCGCGGTCCCGGGCATGGTGCTGGCCACCGTGCTGGTCTCGTTGCCGCTGGTGCTGCGCGAGGTGGTGCCGACGCTCGAGGAGGCCGGCATCGAGCAGGAGCAGGCCGCGCAGTCGCTCGGCGCCAACGCGTGGCAGCGGTTCTGGCGCATCACGCTCCCGACCATCAAGTGGGCGCTGGCGTACGGCGTCGCGCTCAGCCTCGCGCGGTCGCTCGGCGAGTTCGGCGCCGTGCGTGTGGTCTCCGGCTCGGTCGCCGGGGAGTCCCAGACGCTCACCCTCTACGTCAACGACTCGTACCAGGAGTTCGGTGCGGACGCGCAGCGGCAGGCGTTCGCCGCCGCGTTCGTGCTCATGGCGATCGCCGTCGCGCTGATCGTCGTCATCGCCGCGCTGCGGCCGAAGGAGGACAGGTCATGA
- a CDS encoding uroporphyrinogen-III synthase yields MTAALPTPGDGPLAGLRVLVPRPTAGQSAAAIALTAAGATPVVVPLIAIEPPADPGPLDDALRALGAGWYRWLVVTSGAAVPVLADRAAAAGRALPDLVAGGGVLVAAVGPGTARALAAAGLTAALTPRGASTGANLAAQWPAPRADETARVLFARGDLAASTVADGLRARGWLVDEVIAYRTVAAPAPPDDVRADWQAGRIDAALLTSASTVRALVDSLGMPPAGTALVAIGPTTAAEAARLGVPLAATAAEQTMSGLVEALAAHVGQSYTPPLPPSEAS; encoded by the coding sequence ATGACCGCGGCCCTGCCCACGCCGGGCGACGGCCCGCTGGCGGGTCTGCGCGTCCTGGTGCCGCGTCCCACCGCCGGCCAGTCCGCCGCCGCGATCGCGCTGACCGCCGCGGGTGCGACGCCCGTCGTCGTGCCGCTGATCGCGATCGAGCCACCGGCCGACCCGGGCCCGCTCGACGACGCGCTGCGGGCCCTGGGCGCGGGCTGGTACCGCTGGCTCGTGGTGACCAGCGGCGCCGCCGTGCCGGTCCTCGCCGACCGTGCCGCCGCCGCGGGCCGCGCGCTGCCCGACCTGGTCGCGGGCGGCGGCGTGCTCGTCGCGGCCGTCGGCCCCGGCACCGCGCGTGCGCTGGCCGCCGCGGGCCTGACCGCGGCCCTGACGCCGCGCGGCGCGTCCACGGGCGCGAACCTGGCCGCCCAGTGGCCCGCGCCGCGCGCCGACGAGACCGCGCGCGTGCTGTTCGCGCGCGGCGACCTCGCGGCCTCCACGGTGGCCGACGGCCTGCGCGCGCGCGGCTGGCTGGTCGACGAGGTGATCGCGTACCGCACGGTCGCGGCACCGGCCCCGCCCGACGACGTGCGCGCGGACTGGCAGGCCGGCCGCATCGACGCCGCGCTGCTCACGTCCGCCAGCACGGTGCGCGCGCTGGTGGACTCGCTCGGCATGCCCCCGGCCGGGACCGCGCTGGTCGCGATCGGCCCGACCACCGCCGCGGAGGCCGCGCGCCTCGGCGTGCCCCTGGCCGCGACCGCGGCCGAGCAGACCATGAGCGGCCTGGTCGAGGCGCTCGCCGCGCACGTCGGTCAGTCGTACACCCCGCCCCTTCCCCCCTCGGAGGCATCGTGA
- a CDS encoding sulfate/molybdate ABC transporter ATP-binding protein: MSHTAAHGADASGIVVRGVHRAFGDFVALQDIDLDVKPGGLTALLGPSGGGKSTLLRIIAGLDYPDRGTVRIAGRDATYLPPQRRSVGFVFQHYAAFKHLTTARNVAFGLEIRKRPKAEIRDRVRELLELVHLEQFADRLPSQLSGGQRQRMALARALAVQPEVLLLDEPFGALDAKVRKELRDWLRRLHDEVHVTTLFVTHDQEEALEVADEIVVINDGRIEQMGSPSALYDHPANEFVMSFLGPVTRLAGTLVRPHDIEVLTDERAGAVQAEVTRLLRVGYEVRVETRAADGSTPWVQLTRAQVEELGLRTGATVWLRALVPTPLAAAGAVTAGRSA, encoded by the coding sequence ATGAGCCACACGGCTGCCCATGGGGCGGACGCGTCCGGCATCGTCGTGCGGGGCGTGCACCGGGCGTTCGGCGACTTCGTCGCGCTGCAGGACATCGACCTCGACGTGAAGCCCGGGGGGCTGACCGCGCTGCTCGGGCCGTCCGGCGGCGGGAAGTCCACGCTGCTGCGGATCATCGCCGGGCTGGACTACCCGGACCGCGGCACGGTGCGGATCGCGGGCCGCGACGCCACGTACCTGCCCCCGCAGCGGCGCTCGGTCGGCTTCGTGTTCCAGCACTACGCGGCGTTCAAGCACCTGACCACGGCGCGCAACGTCGCGTTCGGCCTCGAGATCCGCAAGCGGCCGAAGGCCGAGATCCGCGACCGCGTGCGTGAGCTGCTCGAGCTGGTGCACCTCGAGCAGTTCGCGGACCGCCTGCCGTCCCAGCTGTCCGGCGGGCAGCGCCAGCGCATGGCCCTGGCGCGTGCGCTCGCGGTCCAGCCCGAGGTGCTGCTGCTCGACGAGCCGTTCGGCGCGCTCGACGCCAAGGTCCGCAAGGAGCTGCGGGACTGGTTGCGCCGCCTGCACGACGAGGTGCACGTGACCACGCTGTTCGTCACGCACGACCAGGAGGAGGCGCTCGAGGTCGCCGACGAGATCGTCGTGATCAACGACGGCCGCATCGAGCAGATGGGCTCGCCCAGCGCGCTGTACGACCACCCCGCCAACGAGTTCGTCATGTCCTTCCTGGGCCCGGTCACGCGGCTGGCGGGGACGCTCGTGCGCCCGCACGACATCGAGGTCCTGACCGACGAGCGCGCGGGCGCCGTGCAGGCCGAGGTCACCCGGCTGCTGCGGGTGGGCTACGAGGTGCGCGTGGAGACGCGCGCCGCCGACGGCTCGACGCCGTGGGTCCAGCTCACGCGGGCCCAGGTCGAGGAGCTCGGGCTGCGCACGGGTGCCACCGTGTGGCTGCGCGCCCTGGTGCCCACCCCGCTCGCCGCGGCCGGGGCCGTGACCGCCGGCCGGTCGGCCTGA
- a CDS encoding sulfite exporter TauE/SafE family protein, whose protein sequence is MPQLVLLAVVGLAAQLVDGALGMAYGVTSTTLLLAIGTNPAAASATVHLAEIGTTLASGVSHWRFGNVDWRVVWRVGVPGAIGAFLGATVLSRLATDAAAPVMSGILLALGTYILIRFTFKGLRKDRLGTAERKRFLAPLGLVAGFVDATGGGGWGPVGTPALLASGRMEPRKVIGSIDTSEFLVAIAASLGFLFSLGSAGIDARWVLALLVGGLIAAPIAAWLVRILPARILGSAVGGVIVLTNTRTIIRSEWVGLKGTPAQAWVLGALAVVWVLAIAWSVRAHRRELTQERELERLTAEPADLVPTA, encoded by the coding sequence ATGCCCCAGCTCGTCCTCCTGGCCGTCGTCGGCCTCGCCGCCCAGCTCGTGGACGGCGCGCTCGGCATGGCCTACGGCGTCACGTCGACCACGCTGCTGCTGGCGATCGGCACCAACCCCGCCGCCGCGTCGGCCACGGTGCACCTCGCCGAGATCGGCACCACGCTCGCGTCCGGCGTCTCGCACTGGCGGTTCGGCAACGTGGACTGGCGCGTGGTGTGGCGCGTGGGCGTGCCCGGGGCGATCGGCGCGTTCCTGGGCGCCACGGTGCTCTCGCGCCTGGCGACCGATGCCGCGGCACCCGTGATGTCCGGCATCCTGCTCGCGCTCGGCACGTACATCCTCATCCGGTTCACGTTCAAGGGGCTGCGCAAGGACCGGCTCGGGACTGCGGAGCGCAAGCGGTTCCTGGCGCCGCTGGGCCTGGTCGCGGGCTTCGTCGACGCGACCGGCGGTGGCGGCTGGGGACCGGTCGGGACGCCCGCGCTGCTCGCGTCGGGACGCATGGAGCCGCGCAAGGTCATCGGCTCGATCGACACGTCCGAGTTCCTGGTCGCGATCGCGGCCTCGCTCGGCTTCCTGTTCTCGCTGGGCTCGGCGGGCATCGACGCGCGCTGGGTGCTCGCGCTGCTCGTCGGCGGCCTGATCGCGGCACCCATCGCCGCGTGGCTCGTCCGCATCCTGCCCGCGCGCATCCTCGGCTCGGCCGTGGGCGGCGTGATCGTGCTGACCAACACGCGCACGATCATCCGCTCCGAGTGGGTCGGCCTGAAGGGCACGCCCGCGCAGGCCTGGGTCCTGGGTGCGCTCGCCGTCGTGTGGGTGCTGGCCATCGCCTGGTCCGTGCGCGCGCACCGCCGCGAGCTGACGCAGGAGCGCGAGCTCGAGCGGCTCACCGCCGAGCCCGCCGACCTGGTGCCGACGGCCTGA